The Microbacterium horticulturae region GGTGCCTGTCCCGGTACCCGCCCAAGATGAACGCGCTCACGCGCGAGAGCCGGGTACCAGCTCAAGCCGGGTCACGGCTCGGGTACGCAGATCGATCGACGCGGCGGTGTCGCCGTCGATCGCCGTCCACCCCGTCGTGTCCAGACCGCTCGAGATGACCTGCACGCACGACGTCGTGATCCGCCGATCCATCGCGTAGTACTCGTTCTCGTGCCGGAAGGGAATGGCCCCCGGCGACTCGAAGAGCGCGCGCAGGCCCGCCTGGGGCGAATCCGCGCGGCTGTTCACATGGACGGCGAACAGACGTGTCGCCGTCAGCAGAAGCGCATTGAGGCTGCTGTTGGGGAACTCCTCCATCAGAAGCCGCAACGCCGTGGTGACGCCGGCGGCTTCGTCGCCGGCGTGCTCGATGCACTGCACCACGAGCTGGAAGTAGCGCTCGCTGTCGGTCGACCCCTTCAGCCGCCGGCGCGAGGCCGGCGTCAGCATCCCTTCCAATCGGTCGATCGGCGAGATGTGCCCGTTGTGAGCGAAGGCGAAATCGCCGTCCACGAACGGGTGGGTGTTCTCGGGCGTGACCGCGAGGTCGCCGGTGGCCCAGCGGAGGTGCACGAACCCGGCGGCACCCAGCGGCTGGGCCGCGAGTCGCGCGTAATCGGGATCGTCATCGGCCGACAGCGGCGATCGTGCACATCTGGTGGTGCCGTCGGCGTCGCGCCAGGCCATGCCCCAGCCGTCGCCGTGCACCCGTGTGAGGGCCGTGAACTCCTGGAACGCTTCGGCCCCGAGCTCGTCGACGACCGCGGTGGGCTTCTCGGACACATAGCCGAACAGTCGGCACATGGGGTGGCATCTCCCGTCCTTATATCGTGTCCGAAGCCTCGCGCCAACCCCCGCGGCAGGACAGGGCCTTGACTGCCACCCTATTGACATGCGCACTGTCGGAGTAGAAGAAGAGCTGCTGCTCGTCGACGCCGAGACCGGGGTGCCACGCGGCGTTGCGGCCCAGGCGATCGCGAGCGCCGATGCGAGCGGCGCTCCCGACGAGGGAGCCCTCGAGCACGAGCTTCAGCAGCAGATGATCGAGACCGACACGGCCCCCACCGCAGACATGTCGGCGCTCGCCGAAGAGTTGCGGTCGTGGCGGCGTACGGCGATCGGCGCCGCGCGTCGGGCCGGCGTGAAGGTGATCGCGTCCGGCGCCTCGTTGCTGCCGGTCGAACCCCGCGTGGTGCCGCACTCCCGCTACCAGCGCATGGTCGAGCACTTCGGACTGACCACGAGCGAGGCGCTCACCTGCGCGTGCCACGTGCACGTGTCGATCGACTCGCACGAAGAGGGGGTGGCGGTGCTGGACCGGATCCGCGCCGTCACACCCCTGCTCATCGCGCTCAGCGGCAACTCGCCCTTCTGGCGGGGCCGCGACAGCGGCTACGCCAGCTACCGCTCGCAGGCGATGCTGCGCTGGCCGACCGCCGGCCCGCAAGACGTGTTCGGCACGGCGGACGCCTACGACGACCTGGTGCAGGGGATGCTGCGCTCGGGCGTGATGCTCGACGAGGGCATGGTCTATTTCGACGCGCGCCTGTCGCATCGGTACCCGACCGTCGAGATCCGGGTCGCGGATGTCTGCGCCGATGTGCGCGACAGCGTGCTCATCGCAGCTCTGTGCCGCGCCATGGTCGAGACCGCGGCGCGGGACTGGCGGTCCGGCGGTCCGCCGGCCGCACCCGCGACATCCCTCATCCGGCTCGCCGCCTGGCAGGCCGGCCGGTACGGACTGTCGGAGAACCTCCTCGACCCCGATATGCGCCCGCGGCCGGCGCGAGAAGTGGTGGACGCCTTCCTCGGCTGGATCGAACCGGCGCTGCAGGCCTCCGGTGACCACGAGACCGTCGTCGCCGGCGTGGAGCGCCTGTTCGCGCGAGGCACCGGGGCAGACCGGCAGCGGGCCGTGTTCGAGAAGACCGGGCAGCTCAGCGACGTCGTGGCGTACCTGGCCCGGGTGACGGCCGAGCAGGAAGAATGAGCCCGCGCACCGATCTGCGCGCGATGATCACCGGTCTTCGGCTGCTCCTCGGGCTCAAAGCGGCGGCCGCCGTGCTGGCGGCGTGGCTTCTGGGCGTGCTCCTGCCCGGCACGCTCGACGACTACGCCTATTACGCACCCCTCGGCGCGCTGCTGGGGGTCGCCCCGACGGTGTTCGCATCGATCCGCAGCAGCGTCGAGATGGTGATCGGCATCGCGCTGGGCGTGCTCATCGGGTGGGGCCTCATCTCCATAGGGCTGCCCTGGTTCGTGCGTGCGCCGCTCGCCGCCGGCATCGGTGTCATCGTGGCCGGTGCGCGCATGCTCGGCGAGGGCCGCGCATACGTGGCGGTCGCCGGGCTGTTCGTCGTCATCCTGGGGGCCGACAATCCGGAGTCGTACGGCCTGTCGTACGTCGTGCAGTTCGGGCTGGGTCTGGCGGTCGGAACGATCGTGAACATCGTCTTCGTTCCGCCTCTGACGTTCGCCTCCGCACGGGCCCGCATCTCCAGGCTGCGCCACGACGTCGCCGATCGCATCGACGGGCTCGCCGACGTGATGATCGCCGAATGGCCGCCCGATCGCGACGACTGGCTCGACGACTCCCGGCAGCTGCGTATGGCCGTCGATGCGACGCGTGATCTCGTCGACGAAGCGCGGGAGAGCGGCAGAGCGAACCCCCGCACGCTCTGGCGCCGCGCCGATGCCCGCAATGACTACGCGGATGTCGAGGCGCTGCGACAGGTGGGCGCGCGCGTTGCGGACATCGTCGATGCCCTGAGCGGAGCCATCTGGGACCGCCCGGTCTCGGTGAAGATCCCTCCGGAGGCCGTCGATCCGCTGCACGACGCTTTCGCGGCGGTCGCCGACTACCTGCGGGCCTGGGACTCGGGCGAGCACCTCGACGAGGCACGCACCCGCTCGCGTGACGCGGGCCGCGTGGCACAGCAGGCCTTCGACCGGGCCGAGGCCGAATCGGGACTCGGCACCATCGTCTTCGCGCTGCGCACCATCCAGCAGAGCATCGACGCCCGGGTCGCGCCCGACGAAGCCGACGCGTAGTGGTCGGCGTCTGCGACACTGGCCGCATGAGACTTCTCGTCCTCGGGGGCACGGGCTGGCTCGGCCGTGCCGTGGCGACGCTGGCCGCGGCATCCGGTCACGATGTCACATGCGTCGCCCGCGGCGGGAGCGCCCCGGCGGGCGCCGCGCTCGTGCGCGCCGACCGCGAGCTCGACGACGCCCTCGCACCGCTGGCGGCCCAGCGGTGGGATGCGGTGGTGGATGTCGCGACCCAGCCCGTCCACGTGCGCCGCGCGGTGCGCGACCTCGCCCCGGTCGCCGCGAGATACGTGTACGTCTCGTCGGTGAGCGCCTACGCCGATCAGACTGCGGGCATCGCGGACGAGTCCGCGCCGCTGTTCGCACCGCTCGCCGCCGACGCCATGCGCACGATGGATGACTTCGGGCCCGCCAAGGCCGCCTGCGAGCAACTTGTTCGCACGGCATTCCCCGCGCAGCGCCACGCGATCGTGCGACCCGGGCTCATCGGCGGCCCCGGCGATCGGACGGGGCGCACGACGTACTGGCCGCGCCGGTTCGCGCGCCCGTCGAATCCGCGCGGGAGGGTGCTGGTGCCGGATGCCGCGGACCTGCCGACCGCGATCGTCGACGTGCGCGATCTCGCCGCGTTCGTGCTCGCGCTGGCCGCCGGAGCGGGCTATGGCGCGTTCAACGCGCTCGGCGAGCCGGTGCCGCTCAGCGAGCATCTGGCGCTCGCCCACACGGTCGCGGGCGGCCGGGTCGTGCCCACGCCGGTGGCGGAGGAGTGGCTGCTCGCACGAGAGGTGGGGCAGTGGATGGGTCCGCGGTCCCTGCCGCTGTGGATCGCCGACCGCGATCAGGCGCGGAGCCTGGCGACGCGCGTGACCGACCGCGCCCGGCGAGCAGGCCTCATGCTGCGCCCGCTCGCCGATACCCTGGCCGACGTGCTCGCCGAACCGGGCCCGGTCGTCCAGGGCGCGGGGCTGACCGACGACGAGGAGCGCGAGCTGCTCGCCGAGCGGTGAGCTTGCGGGTGTCTGCGGATGCGCCCACGATGGAGAAATGGGCAGCACACGACGCACCGGGCGCTGGGCGATGGTGGCCGCGGTCGCCGTGCTGCTGGCTGCCGGCGGAGCCGTGCTCATGACCCGCTTGTCTGCACCGGCGGCCCGCACTCCCGCGTCGGCCGCCCCGACGATGACGGCGCCGTCGCCGTCCGCGTCGCCGACCCCAACGCCCACGCGGACCCCCGCGCCGACCTACGATCTCGCGGGGGTGCCCAAGGTCGATGTGTTCGCGTTGATCCCCGCTCTGCACACCGACGCGCATCCCTCTCAGAAGCTGAGCGGCGAGGTCGTGCGGCCGAAGGCCGATCGGGCACCGGTGTTCGCATCCCCGGGCGGTGAACCGGTCGCGTATCTGCCGCACACCGACCCGTACGGCGGTACGACGGTGCCTGTCGTGGAACGCCGCGACGGATGGGTGAAGGTCCTGCTGGTGGGGCGCGCGCACGTTCCCTCGCACGGCGACGCCGGGCAACTGACCGGATGGCTCCGTGCCGATGACGTGACCACACGTACTCTTCCCGCGCAGGTCGAGGTGGACATCTCGAAGCACCGGATCGACATAGTGCGGGGCGACGACCGCGAACGCATCGCCGGAGACTTCGCCTGGGGGCGAGAAGAGACCCCGACGCCGCACGGCCGCGCCTTCATCATGATGGTGCGCGCGGCACCGAGCCTCGCTTATACGCGCGGGCGTCCGGTCGTGTATCTGTCGGTGCAGTCGCCGGCGCTGGACGGCTTCGGGGGAGCGGATGTCGCGGTCACAGCGTTCCACTACCACGACGCCCACTCCGGGGCCATCTCGAACGGTTGCCTGCGGCTGGGCGCATCAGCGATCACGGCACTGGCCGCCTTGCCCCCGGGCACACCCGTGACCATCCGTCCGTGAACGTCCCGTAGGGTGGTGCGGTGACCGAGGCGCGCGATGAGCAGTACATCCCCGACCCGCGTCGCTGGCAGGTGCTCGCGGTCCTCGTGGTCGTCCTGTTCATGTCACTCATGAGCGTGAGCAGCATCAACGTCGCCCTGCCGACGATCCAGCAGAGTCTGCACGCGACGCAGTCCGAGCTGCAGTGGGTCCTCTCTGGCTATGCGCTGACGTTCGGCATCGGGCTGGTCGCCGCCGGCCGTGCCGGTGACATCTACGGCCGAGGGCCGCTGTTCATCGCCGGCACCGCGATCTTCACCGCGTGCTCGATCTGGGCGGGGCTGGCCACCGACCCGCTGCACCTGAACATCGCGCGCGCGGTCATGGGCATCGGCTCGGGGCTGATCAGCCCGCAGGCGGTCGGCATGATCCAGCAGTACTTCCGCGGTGCCGAGCGCGGGCGCGCGTTCGGCATCTTCGGCAGTGTGGTCGGTGTCTCCGTGTCGATCGGGCCGCTGCTGGGCGGGCTGCTCATCCAGGCGGGCGGAGGGGATGCCGGGTGGCGCTTGATCTTCTTCGTGAACGTGCCCATCGGCATCCTCGCGATCATCGCCGCGTTCATCTGGATTCCCAAACCGCTGCTGAACCGCAATCGCGAGAAGGCGCAGGGTGAGCTGGAACCGGCGCGCGACCTCGATCCGATCGGCTCGGCGCTGTTGGGCCTGGCCGTGCTGGCCGTCATGTTCCCGTTCCTCGAGACGGGTGCGACGCCGCTGGTGTGGATGGCGCTGCCCCTCGGCGTCGTGCTGCTGCTCGTGTGGATCTGGTGGGAGAACCGCTACAAAGACGGCGGCCGCGCCCCCATGGTCGATCTGCACATCTTCCGCGTCACGAGCTTTGCGAACGGCACGCTGCTGGTCAGCCTGTACTTCCTCGGTGTGACGAGCGTGTGGGTCATCGTCACGCTGTACATGCAAGAGGGGCTGGGGCACTCGGCGCTCGAGGCCGGCTTCGTGAGCCTGCCCAGCTCGGTGCTCTCGGCGTTCGCCGCGCTCTGGGCCGGTCGCAGTGTGGCCCGCCTCGGCCGCAAGGTCGTCATCGGGGGTCTGTTCAGTGCGGTGCTGGGCCTGGTGCTGAGCGTGCTCGTCGTGTGGCTGCACGCCCAGGACCTGGTGAGCGAGTGGTGGCTGCTGCTGAGTCTGTCGTTCATCGGCATCGCGCAGGGCGCCGTCATCAGTCCCAACCAGGCGCTCACCCTCGCTGAAGTGCCACTGCAGTACGCGGGCAGTTCGGGCGGCATCATGCAGACGGGTCAGCGCGTCGGCACCTCGATGGGCATCGCGATCATCACGGCGGTCGTGTACGCGGTGCTGGCGGTCACCACGTGGGCGGGCGCGTTCATCGTCGGCTTCCTCGTGATCGTCGTCGTGGTCCTGCTCTCTCTCGGCGTCGCGTTCCGCGACCTGCGCCAGCGGCACGGGAACGCCTGGCTGTGACATCCACCCTCGTCCTGCGTGGTGAGAAGGCGCGGGATGCCGCGGCCGACCTCGAGCTGTCTGTCGAGCTCTTGCGCGCCGTCGCCGTCGGAACCATGCGCGACGACCGTGTCGTGCGCGTGTACGCGCCGCTGCCGACCGTGGCGATGAGCAGGCGGGAGAGCCGGATGCCCGGGTTCGACCTCGCTTCGCAGGCCGCCGCCGACCGGGGCTTCACACCGGTGATCCGGCCGACCGGCGGCCGCGCGGTCGCCTACGATTCCTCGTGCCTCGTGTTCGACGTCATCGAGCGGGAACCGGAGCTGGCCGATCAGCGGGCATTCTTCCTCCGCGTCGGCGAAGCGCTGGTGGCTGCCATGCACCGGCTGGGCGCCGATGCCCGTGTCGGCGAGGTGCCGGGGGAGTACTGCCCCGGCGAGTTCAGTGTCAACGCGCGGGGCGCCGTCAAGCTCATCGGCACCTCGCAGCGGGCCGTGCGCGGGGCGCGCCTGCTGTCGGGCATGGTCGCCCTCGGTAGCGTCGCGCACCTGGTCGACGTGCTGGTCGCGGTGAATGCGGCTCTCGGATTGGAATGGGATGCCGCGACCTTCGGCACTCTGCGCGACGAGGTGCCGGCCGCGGCATCCCCTCTCGATCGCGCCGCCGTCGAAGACGCCTTGATCGGTGCGCTCGGCCAGATGTGATGGCGGCTAGCCGGTGTGTCCGCGAACACAGGCGGTGAGGGTGAAGGACTCCGTGCCGCGAATGGAGTCGGCCAACCCGCTCGTCAGTCGATACTTCGTGGGTACGCGGCCGTCGTCGAGCGCCGTGGCGTTGTAGTTGTATCCCTGCGATGGGTCGGGCGACCACGCTATGCCGTCTGGCGTCACACCGGCATCTGCCAGCAGCGCGAGAGGCTCGGACAGGTCGAGTGTCGTCTCCCAGCCGAAGTAGAAGGGGTACGTGTCGAGGTCCTGCTTGCCCGTGAAGGTCACGTCGAGACACGCCTCGGGGGCGCCCCACGACGTGCCGTGTTCGACGGAGACGTCGTACCAGGACGAGTCGCCAGGCGGTCGGATGAGCGGATTGTCGATGCAGATGCCGACGCTGCGGGGCTGCCCCGCGACGACGGTCTCCTGCCCGCTTTCGCCCACCAGGAGTGCCTGCGAATCGTCGTCTGGGTCCGCGACGACCTTCGCGGGCCACATTCCGCGCAGCTTTGTGTAGCTCGCGTCGCCCTGCATGGTGGCGCCGGCGTACGGTGCTCGGGTCATGTCGATGATGACCGACCAGGTCACTGGTTCGCTCGATTCGGTGGAGACGGTGAAGGTGCTGCAGAAGCCCCAGCTGTTCTCGTCGGGCACATTCCAATCCGGTATGCCGATGATCGTCTCATCGCCCGGCGTGAGCGGGCCGATGGGCGTCGGGTCGGTTGATCCCGCCGCCGTGGCCTGCACCGTGACGTAGCTGGAATCGGTCCATGCGGCGTCGGTGGCCAGGAAGCTTCCGGCAGTGAGGACCGCCGTGACCACCGACACCGCGAGGGCGATGACGCGACGCGCGATCATCATCGGGCCGCCGCCGCGGGCTGCCGGCGTGTTTCGGTGGCACGAGCGGACTTCTCGTCGTCGCGCGCAGACCGGGGAATCAGGGCGAGCATGACCAGCCCGGCCATGCCTGCGGCGAGGGGGATGGCGACGCTGGGCCGCATGAGCGACGTCACGACGGCGCCCGCGCCGGGGATCGTGATGATGGGCTGCCACACGGTCTCGTCCGCGGGCACGATATACGGATCGGGGTCTGCGACGCGGTTGGCGTCGCCCTTCATCTCGACCGTGACGGTGTCGCCGCTGGTGGACACCGATATCACGCGGTGGCTCACCAGCACGCCGGTCTGCGGGTTGGGCAACGACGTGACCTCGCCGACGGCCAGGTCAGTGGCCGACGTGGGGGTGGCCAGCAGCAGATCGCCCCTCACGAACGCCGGTGTCATCGACCCCGACGCGACGACGAGCGGCTGCACGAGGCCGGCCGCGTGCGCGACCCACAGGCCGCCGCATAGGACGCCTGCGATCGCCAGCAGCCACAGCGCGAGCGCGCCGATCCGCCGTAGAACGCTCATGATGCCCTCAGCCATGTCGATTCCCCCCGCGTCGGTCAGCGGATTACTCGGCGATGGTCTCGGTGCTGGCCGAGACCTGCAAGACGTACGCGCCGGTGGCGCCGGCCAGTGTCTGCGGGATGTCACCCGGGGTGAGGGTCACCGTCACCGGGGTGATGTCACCCGCGGCCAACTCGGGAGTGTTGATGCTCTCGTCGATTGTCGTGGTGGCGTCGGCGGCGGTGAACAGTTCGCCGGTGGGGGTGCCCTCGGCGGTGAGCGTGACGGGGACCGATGAGGCGTTCTTGATGTACACCGTGGTCGTCAGCGGGGCTTCGCCCGGCAGCAGTTCGCCGAACTGCGACGTCTGGAGCGGAATCTCCAGCGCGCCGTCCTGCGTCTGGTATTCGTCCCAGTCGCCGTCGGGCGACAGAGACGCTTGCAGGTTGAAGGTCGCGACGTCCGCGTCGGCGGCGAACCAGACCTGGTCGGTCCAGGCTGCCGTCGTGACGGCTGCCCCGATGCCGAGGAATGCGAGAGCGCCTGCCGCGATGCGGAGGGTGTTGTTGCGCCGCTTCTTCTGATCACTGGTGGTGTTCATTCTGTCCTTCTTCAGTTCTCGTGGAGCTCTTATGGAGCTCTTGTGGATTGCACTTGTGTGCGCGAGACCCAGTGTAGGACTGTGGTCAGACCACACGAAAGAGCGCGCGACAGTTTTCCCAGAGAATTTCCAGTGAACGGATTCAACCCACAATTCGTGGGTGTCATCGACCGCGAGGCGCCGCGCGGGCGTTCAGAGCGCGTGCGAGATCAGCTCGTATGCGGCCTCGTCGAAGCCCACGAGACGCACCTCCGCCACGCCGGTGTCGGCGGCTCTGATGGTGTCGACGGCGGCGGCCACGGCATCCCGTTTCGGCCATCCGTACACGCCGGCGCTGATCAGCGGAAAGGCGAGGGATGCTGCGCCCAGCTCGTCGGCGACCTCGAGGCTGCGCCGGTAGCACGAGACGAGCAGGGAGCGGTCGCGCTGCCCGGCGGTGAAGTTCGGGCCGACGGTGTGGATGAGCCAGCGTGCGGGCAGGTCGCCGGCCGTGGTCCATCCGGCGTCGCCGGTGGCGAGTCCCGCGGGAAAGCGGGCGATGCAGTCGCGGAGAACGGCCGGCCCTCCGACGCGATGGATGGCGCCGTCGACCCCGCCGCCGCCGCGCATGGCGTTGTTGGCCGCGTTGACGACGGCGTCGACCTCTCGGGCGGTGATGTCGCCCTGCACGGCGATGAGCTCAGGCATTGCTGTCGTCCGTCCCCGGGTAGGTGATGGTCAGTCCGTCGACGTGCGCGAACGACGTGACCGTCTCGGCGCGCGCCTCGCCCGCGCCGATGATGTCGAGCACGCGCACACCCCGCACCAGCAGCGCGTCGCCGATGAGCGAGCGGTGGCAGCGCCACGGAACCGCCTCGGCACACATGATCGCGGTCGGCGTCTCGGCGGCGATCTCGAGCAGCTCGTCGATGCCGGCCGCGAACTCGGGCGTCTGCATGTAGTCGGCGTAGCCGCGGAAGCTCGCATTGCGCCACCCGGTGTTGATCGAGTCCTTGTGGGTATGCCGCAGGCCTCCGAGCGCACTCAGGTGACGGTACGGGATGCCTCGGCTGCCGAGTTCGGGACCGAAGACGTCCTCGTTGAACTGCGGGGTGTGCCGCGAGCGGGGCATGGTGCGCACGTCGACGATGCCGTGTGCGCCATGCTGGGTCAGCAGCTCGACGAACTCGTCGACTGTGCGTGTCGAGTGGCCGATGGTCCACACTGTCGCGTCGCCCATGGTCCCGACTCTACGACCCGAACGGAGCCAGGGGGCTCTGCGCTCGGTAGGATGGCGGTCATGGCAACCGGCATCCGGGCCAGCCGACGAGAAGACGTGCTGCGCCTTCTCGACGAAGCAGACGAGCCGCTCACAGTAGCAACGCTCGCCGCTCGCCTGGGTACGCATCCGAACACGGTCCGGCTGCATCTCGACAAGCTGCTCGCCGAGGGGCGGGTCGAGCGCACGACCGACGGGCGCGGCAGCCCGGGGCGGCCGGCGCAGCTGTTCCGCCGCGCGTGCCAAGAGCCCGACGCCGGTCCCGGCCGGTACCGGATGCTCGCCGAGATCCTCGTGGACGAGCTCGCCGAATCCGAGCAGCCGCAGCGCGCGGCGCTCGAGGCGGGCAGGCGCTGGGGGCGGCGCGAGGCCGAGCGCGCGCCCGTGCAAGAACCTGTCGAGGGCTTGGTGAACCTGCTCGAACGGGTGGGCTTTCAGCCGCGGGCGTGCACGGCCGAC contains the following coding sequences:
- a CDS encoding class II glutamine amidotransferase, whose amino-acid sequence is MCRLFGYVSEKPTAVVDELGAEAFQEFTALTRVHGDGWGMAWRDADGTTRCARSPLSADDDPDYARLAAQPLGAAGFVHLRWATGDLAVTPENTHPFVDGDFAFAHNGHISPIDRLEGMLTPASRRRLKGSTDSERYFQLVVQCIEHAGDEAAGVTTALRLLMEEFPNSSLNALLLTATRLFAVHVNSRADSPQAGLRALFESPGAIPFRHENEYYAMDRRITTSCVQVISSGLDTTGWTAIDGDTAASIDLRTRAVTRLELVPGSRA
- a CDS encoding glutamate--cysteine ligase, with amino-acid sequence MRTVGVEEELLLVDAETGVPRGVAAQAIASADASGAPDEGALEHELQQQMIETDTAPTADMSALAEELRSWRRTAIGAARRAGVKVIASGASLLPVEPRVVPHSRYQRMVEHFGLTTSEALTCACHVHVSIDSHEEGVAVLDRIRAVTPLLIALSGNSPFWRGRDSGYASYRSQAMLRWPTAGPQDVFGTADAYDDLVQGMLRSGVMLDEGMVYFDARLSHRYPTVEIRVADVCADVRDSVLIAALCRAMVETAARDWRSGGPPAAPATSLIRLAAWQAGRYGLSENLLDPDMRPRPAREVVDAFLGWIEPALQASGDHETVVAGVERLFARGTGADRQRAVFEKTGQLSDVVAYLARVTAEQEE
- a CDS encoding FUSC family protein, which gives rise to MSPRTDLRAMITGLRLLLGLKAAAAVLAAWLLGVLLPGTLDDYAYYAPLGALLGVAPTVFASIRSSVEMVIGIALGVLIGWGLISIGLPWFVRAPLAAGIGVIVAGARMLGEGRAYVAVAGLFVVILGADNPESYGLSYVVQFGLGLAVGTIVNIVFVPPLTFASARARISRLRHDVADRIDGLADVMIAEWPPDRDDWLDDSRQLRMAVDATRDLVDEARESGRANPRTLWRRADARNDYADVEALRQVGARVADIVDALSGAIWDRPVSVKIPPEAVDPLHDAFAAVADYLRAWDSGEHLDEARTRSRDAGRVAQQAFDRAEAESGLGTIVFALRTIQQSIDARVAPDEADA
- a CDS encoding NAD-dependent epimerase/dehydratase family protein: MRLLVLGGTGWLGRAVATLAAASGHDVTCVARGGSAPAGAALVRADRELDDALAPLAAQRWDAVVDVATQPVHVRRAVRDLAPVAARYVYVSSVSAYADQTAGIADESAPLFAPLAADAMRTMDDFGPAKAACEQLVRTAFPAQRHAIVRPGLIGGPGDRTGRTTYWPRRFARPSNPRGRVLVPDAADLPTAIVDVRDLAAFVLALAAGAGYGAFNALGEPVPLSEHLALAHTVAGGRVVPTPVAEEWLLAREVGQWMGPRSLPLWIADRDQARSLATRVTDRARRAGLMLRPLADTLADVLAEPGPVVQGAGLTDDEERELLAER
- a CDS encoding L,D-transpeptidase, which translates into the protein MGSTRRTGRWAMVAAVAVLLAAGGAVLMTRLSAPAARTPASAAPTMTAPSPSASPTPTPTRTPAPTYDLAGVPKVDVFALIPALHTDAHPSQKLSGEVVRPKADRAPVFASPGGEPVAYLPHTDPYGGTTVPVVERRDGWVKVLLVGRAHVPSHGDAGQLTGWLRADDVTTRTLPAQVEVDISKHRIDIVRGDDRERIAGDFAWGREETPTPHGRAFIMMVRAAPSLAYTRGRPVVYLSVQSPALDGFGGADVAVTAFHYHDAHSGAISNGCLRLGASAITALAALPPGTPVTIRP
- a CDS encoding MFS transporter → MTEARDEQYIPDPRRWQVLAVLVVVLFMSLMSVSSINVALPTIQQSLHATQSELQWVLSGYALTFGIGLVAAGRAGDIYGRGPLFIAGTAIFTACSIWAGLATDPLHLNIARAVMGIGSGLISPQAVGMIQQYFRGAERGRAFGIFGSVVGVSVSIGPLLGGLLIQAGGGDAGWRLIFFVNVPIGILAIIAAFIWIPKPLLNRNREKAQGELEPARDLDPIGSALLGLAVLAVMFPFLETGATPLVWMALPLGVVLLLVWIWWENRYKDGGRAPMVDLHIFRVTSFANGTLLVSLYFLGVTSVWVIVTLYMQEGLGHSALEAGFVSLPSSVLSAFAALWAGRSVARLGRKVVIGGLFSAVLGLVLSVLVVWLHAQDLVSEWWLLLSLSFIGIAQGAVISPNQALTLAEVPLQYAGSSGGIMQTGQRVGTSMGIAIITAVVYAVLAVTTWAGAFIVGFLVIVVVVLLSLGVAFRDLRQRHGNAWL
- a CDS encoding lipoate--protein ligase family protein, with amino-acid sequence MTSTLVLRGEKARDAAADLELSVELLRAVAVGTMRDDRVVRVYAPLPTVAMSRRESRMPGFDLASQAAADRGFTPVIRPTGGRAVAYDSSCLVFDVIEREPELADQRAFFLRVGEALVAAMHRLGADARVGEVPGEYCPGEFSVNARGAVKLIGTSQRAVRGARLLSGMVALGSVAHLVDVLVAVNAALGLEWDAATFGTLRDEVPAAASPLDRAAVEDALIGALGQM
- a CDS encoding signal peptidase I — its product is MAEGIMSVLRRIGALALWLLAIAGVLCGGLWVAHAAGLVQPLVVASGSMTPAFVRGDLLLATPTSATDLAVGEVTSLPNPQTGVLVSHRVISVSTSGDTVTVEMKGDANRVADPDPYIVPADETVWQPIITIPGAGAVVTSLMRPSVAIPLAAGMAGLVMLALIPRSARDDEKSARATETRRQPAAAAR
- a CDS encoding O-acetyl-ADP-ribose deacetylase gives rise to the protein MPELIAVQGDITAREVDAVVNAANNAMRGGGGVDGAIHRVGGPAVLRDCIARFPAGLATGDAGWTTAGDLPARWLIHTVGPNFTAGQRDRSLLVSCYRRSLEVADELGAASLAFPLISAGVYGWPKRDAVAAAVDTIRAADTGVAEVRLVGFDEAAYELISHAL
- a CDS encoding DUF488 family protein is translated as MGDATVWTIGHSTRTVDEFVELLTQHGAHGIVDVRTMPRSRHTPQFNEDVFGPELGSRGIPYRHLSALGGLRHTHKDSINTGWRNASFRGYADYMQTPEFAAGIDELLEIAAETPTAIMCAEAVPWRCHRSLIGDALLVRGVRVLDIIGAGEARAETVTSFAHVDGLTITYPGTDDSNA
- a CDS encoding helix-turn-helix transcriptional regulator, with the translated sequence MATGIRASRREDVLRLLDEADEPLTVATLAARLGTHPNTVRLHLDKLLAEGRVERTTDGRGSPGRPAQLFRRACQEPDAGPGRYRMLAEILVDELAESEQPQRAALEAGRRWGRREAERAPVQEPVEGLVNLLERVGFQPRACTADGRVDVCRCPFFELAREHPDVVCSVHLGLMQGALQTWGGETTVESLERREDPDVCTAHLAAHTA